In a genomic window of Sediminispirochaeta bajacaliforniensis DSM 16054:
- a CDS encoding V-type ATP synthase subunit D, producing MAAVKLTKNEQKKQKDSLKRYQRYLPTLMLKKQQLQMVIRQVEQKIRDIEAKQKRLRDDLAEWIAVFGEDVGIGELIRIKAVDREMGNIAGVDIPVFRELLFDTIPYDLFEKPLWVDKGVVALKEISALDAEIEILRQQADLLGEELRITTQRVNLFEKVKIPETKKNIRKIQIYLSDQQTASVVRGKIAKNKIVRVS from the coding sequence ATGGCGGCGGTTAAGCTGACCAAAAACGAACAGAAAAAACAAAAGGATTCTCTTAAACGGTATCAGCGCTACCTTCCGACCCTTATGCTGAAAAAACAGCAGCTGCAGATGGTCATCCGTCAGGTCGAACAGAAGATCAGGGATATTGAGGCAAAGCAGAAACGGCTTCGTGATGATCTTGCAGAGTGGATAGCGGTATTTGGTGAGGATGTCGGAATAGGGGAGTTGATCCGGATCAAGGCTGTGGATCGGGAAATGGGAAATATTGCTGGTGTCGATATACCGGTATTTCGCGAGTTGCTTTTTGATACCATCCCCTACGACCTGTTTGAAAAGCCGCTTTGGGTTGATAAAGGTGTTGTGGCCCTGAAAGAGATTTCCGCCTTGGATGCTGAGATTGAAATCCTGCGACAGCAGGCCGACCTGTTGGGTGAGGAGTTACGGATTACGACTCAGCGGGTCAATCTTTTCGAAAAGGTAAAGATACCCGAAACAAAAAAGAATATCCGAAAGATTCAGATCTATCTTAGCGATCAGCAGACAGCTTCGGTCGTTCGCGGAAAGATTGCCAAGAACAAGATTGTGAGGGTCTCTTAG
- a CDS encoding ATP synthase subunit K (produces ATP from ADP in the presence of a proton gradient across the membrane; the K subunit is a nonenzymatic component which binds the dimeric form by interacting with the G and E subunits), with protein MNFGMLGIGAALAFSAMGSALGAGAAGMAAVGAWKKCFAQNKPAPFMLVAFVGAPLTQTIYGYILMNTLKGVADTANGWLLLGVGLFGGIAMGLSALFQGKAAAYASDALAETGKGFGNYIMVLGLIETVALFVMVFMMGVVG; from the coding sequence ATGAACTTCGGAATGTTAGGAATTGGAGCGGCCCTTGCTTTTTCGGCAATGGGATCGGCCCTCGGCGCTGGTGCCGCCGGAATGGCTGCAGTTGGTGCATGGAAAAAGTGCTTTGCACAGAACAAACCGGCACCATTCATGCTGGTTGCCTTTGTTGGGGCTCCCCTTACACAGACCATCTACGGGTATATTCTGATGAATACCCTTAAAGGGGTTGCCGATACGGCGAATGGCTGGCTTTTGCTTGGTGTAGGCTTGTTCGGCGGTATTGCAATGGGACTTTCCGCTCTTTTTCAGGGAAAGGCTGCTGCATATGCATCCGATGCCTTGGCTGAGACCGGTAAGGGATTTGGTAACTACATCATGGTCCTTGGTTTGATCGAGACGGTTGCCTTGTTCGTCATGGTATTTATGATGGGTGTTGTCGGTTAG
- a CDS encoding V-type ATP synthase subunit B, translating to MRKVYSKIEAIAGSVITVKADGVRYDDLAVVSSRHGESLANVIRLDGDRVSLQVFTGGRGISTGDEVRFLGHPMQISYSENLLGRIFTGSGKPRDKGPELKENLIDIGGPSVNPAKRIIPRNMIRTGIPMIDLFNTLVESQKLPIFSVSGEPYNELLARIAMQAEVDLIILGGMGLKYDDYLYFKETLEAGGAMSRTIFFVHTAADPIVECLLVPDIALAVAEKFALEGKKVLVLLSDMTNFADAMKEMSITMEQVPSNRGYPGDLYSQLASRYEKAVDFEGSGSITILAVTTMPGDDVTHPVPDNTGYITEGQYYLKGGRIEPFGSLSRLKQAVNKDTREDHRALMDGMIKLYAAYKESLEKRSMGFRMTDWDTKLLKYGVLFEGQMMDLSVNIPLEKALDNGWEILAECFTKEETGLRTELLNKFWPKG from the coding sequence ATGCGCAAAGTATACAGTAAAATTGAGGCGATCGCCGGAAGTGTTATTACCGTAAAGGCAGACGGGGTTCGCTATGATGATCTTGCGGTGGTAAGCAGCCGTCACGGTGAATCGCTTGCCAACGTTATCCGACTCGACGGAGACCGGGTTTCACTCCAGGTTTTTACCGGAGGTCGGGGAATATCCACCGGAGACGAGGTCCGTTTCCTTGGTCACCCGATGCAGATCTCCTATTCGGAAAATCTGCTCGGGCGGATTTTTACCGGAAGCGGAAAGCCCAGGGATAAAGGTCCCGAGCTTAAGGAGAATCTGATCGACATCGGCGGGCCTTCGGTAAATCCCGCCAAACGTATTATCCCCCGCAATATGATACGTACCGGTATTCCCATGATCGACCTCTTCAATACCCTGGTGGAAAGTCAGAAGCTGCCGATTTTTTCCGTTTCCGGAGAGCCCTACAACGAACTGTTGGCCCGGATTGCCATGCAGGCGGAAGTCGACCTGATCATTTTAGGGGGCATGGGGCTTAAATACGACGACTACCTCTATTTTAAAGAAACCCTTGAAGCCGGCGGAGCCATGAGCCGGACCATCTTCTTCGTCCACACGGCGGCGGATCCCATTGTTGAATGCCTTTTGGTTCCTGATATCGCCCTTGCCGTGGCTGAGAAGTTTGCCCTTGAAGGAAAGAAGGTGCTTGTCCTTCTTTCGGATATGACCAACTTCGCCGATGCCATGAAAGAGATGTCCATAACCATGGAACAGGTTCCCTCCAACCGTGGTTATCCCGGCGACCTTTACAGCCAGCTTGCAAGCAGATACGAAAAGGCAGTCGATTTTGAGGGATCCGGTTCCATCACCATCCTTGCCGTCACGACTATGCCGGGCGATGATGTTACCCATCCGGTTCCCGATAACACCGGATACATCACAGAGGGGCAGTATTACCTCAAAGGAGGAAGGATCGAACCTTTCGGTAGCCTTTCTAGACTGAAGCAGGCAGTCAACAAGGATACCAGAGAGGACCACAGGGCCCTCATGGACGGTATGATCAAACTCTATGCCGCATACAAGGAGTCACTGGAGAAACGATCCATGGGATTCCGTATGACCGACTGGGATACTAAGCTCCTGAAATACGGTGTACTCTTCGAAGGACAGATGATGGACCTTTCGGTGAATATCCCCCTCGAAAAAGCGCTGGACAACGGTTGGGAGATTCTTGCCGAATGTTTTACCAAGGAAGAGACCGGTCTGAGAACGGAATTGCTCAATAAGTTCTGGCCGAAAGGATGA
- a CDS encoding tetratricopeptide repeat protein translates to MVKACRHGGGSVFLIGMILLFCLVPGLFSQSTEGPPSWILLERGKNSFHDGELGVALFYFRKTLERGDLIADGYTWTGKVYEAEGELVLAEQAYRNAIEHEKSFYVWEERYTPRKLLARVLEREGKQEEAIAVYAEIISMQKKEYPVQEIPDKLLLSNYLEKGPDKFLELYRPEGSQTIPAHAALGTLFMEKGESDAAMGHLLLACTIPLSMTIDLLLSREPGYRFITTSYGYENTLNLLKKGEADDDIALFFEDAGMYESLYHFASLLEQEGAKERALELFTILTYLNGGGRWRLLAEDALAGF, encoded by the coding sequence GTGGTGAAAGCTTGCAGACATGGTGGTGGAAGCGTTTTCCTCATCGGCATGATACTTCTCTTCTGTCTTGTTCCTGGGCTTTTTTCACAAAGTACCGAGGGCCCCCCTTCCTGGATCTTGCTGGAACGGGGAAAGAATTCCTTTCACGACGGTGAGTTGGGAGTGGCCCTATTCTACTTTAGAAAGACCTTGGAGCGGGGGGATCTCATAGCCGACGGATATACCTGGACGGGAAAGGTGTATGAGGCGGAAGGTGAACTCGTTCTGGCGGAGCAGGCATATCGCAACGCCATCGAGCATGAAAAGAGTTTCTACGTGTGGGAAGAACGCTATACCCCGCGAAAGCTTCTTGCGAGGGTTCTTGAGCGGGAAGGTAAGCAGGAAGAAGCAATCGCCGTGTATGCAGAGATTATCTCGATGCAGAAAAAAGAGTATCCTGTTCAGGAAATTCCCGATAAACTTCTCTTGAGTAACTACCTCGAAAAGGGTCCTGATAAATTTCTTGAGCTCTACCGCCCCGAAGGCAGCCAGACAATTCCCGCCCATGCCGCCTTGGGTACTCTTTTTATGGAAAAAGGGGAGAGTGATGCGGCAATGGGACATTTACTGCTTGCATGTACCATCCCGCTTTCCATGACAATCGATCTCCTTTTATCCCGAGAGCCTGGATATCGCTTTATCACCACCTCTTACGGTTATGAAAATACCTTGAACCTTTTGAAAAAGGGAGAGGCCGATGACGATATCGCGCTTTTTTTCGAGGATGCGGGAATGTATGAGTCACTCTACCATTTTGCTTCTCTGTTGGAACAGGAGGGGGCAAAAGAGCGTGCCCTGGAACTCTTTACCATTCTGACCTACCTTAACGGCGGTGGCCGTTGGCGTCTTCTTGCAGAAGATGCGCTTGCCGGTTTTTAG
- the ispG gene encoding flavodoxin-dependent (E)-4-hydroxy-3-methylbut-2-enyl-diphosphate synthase, with protein MLREKIPVGDLFIGGDAPVTVQTMWKRPLVGENIDDVLASIHDFAAFGCDLIRFSAPRLEDAGIIGLIAKRSPIPIVADIHFDYRIALEAIRAGVHKVRINPGNIGSREKAETVLRAAADAGVAIRVGINGGSLPRTLRNHPDRGEAMLLAAEEEIGILEKIGFSRVVFSLKSSDIESSVKANTLFSQRYRYPLHIGLTESGPLVPGTVKSSIMISRLLLMGIGDTIRVSLSEEPVKEVMAGVEILKALGLRKNGVRIISCPRCGRSTFDPHAFLARYEKELLKSDKSLTVAVMGCVVNGPEEARHADIGITGAGREVIVFRKGSIVYKGEAERAYKAFWEQFAAFEG; from the coding sequence ATGCTACGAGAAAAAATTCCCGTCGGGGATCTCTTTATAGGAGGTGACGCCCCCGTAACGGTTCAAACCATGTGGAAACGTCCTCTTGTTGGTGAAAATATTGATGATGTTTTGGCATCCATACATGATTTTGCGGCCTTTGGATGTGATCTGATACGGTTTTCGGCTCCCCGTCTTGAAGATGCGGGAATCATCGGATTGATTGCCAAAAGGAGCCCGATTCCGATCGTTGCGGATATTCATTTTGATTATCGCATTGCTCTTGAGGCCATTCGTGCAGGTGTCCATAAGGTCCGCATTAATCCTGGAAATATAGGATCACGGGAAAAGGCCGAAACGGTGCTTCGTGCGGCCGCCGATGCCGGGGTTGCAATTCGCGTTGGTATAAACGGAGGATCTCTGCCTCGAACGCTTCGTAATCACCCCGATCGTGGAGAGGCCATGCTACTTGCTGCCGAAGAAGAGATCGGTATTCTTGAAAAAATAGGTTTTAGCCGGGTGGTTTTCAGCCTGAAATCGTCCGATATTGAAAGCAGTGTGAAGGCCAATACCCTTTTTTCACAGCGATATCGTTATCCTCTGCATATCGGTCTTACAGAATCAGGGCCTTTGGTCCCCGGAACGGTAAAGTCGTCGATTATGATCTCTCGCCTTTTGCTTATGGGCATCGGTGATACTATCCGTGTGAGTCTTTCCGAAGAACCGGTCAAAGAGGTGATGGCCGGAGTTGAGATCCTCAAAGCTCTTGGACTTCGGAAGAATGGGGTCAGGATTATCAGCTGTCCCCGGTGTGGCCGTTCGACCTTCGACCCGCATGCTTTCCTTGCCCGGTATGAAAAAGAGTTATTGAAAAGCGACAAATCACTTACGGTTGCGGTTATGGGGTGTGTTGTGAACGGTCCTGAAGAGGCCCGTCACGCAGACATTGGCATAACCGGCGCAGGAAGGGAAGTGATTGTCTTTCGGAAAGGGTCTATAGTCTATAAAGGGGAAGCGGAAAGGGCGTACAAGGCCTTTTGGGAACAATTTGCAGCCTTTGAAGGGTGA
- a CDS encoding V-type ATP synthase subunit I, with translation MKKVVLVTTETRKSDSIAKLRDFGLLHIEQLAGSGERLEELKKTRDMVDRAIFTLSPDASEEGGGPSSFDAALELARRVNRQAERIRELSDDVERFDREREQVVPWGDFDPLVIAELKKRGIALRLFELSADQAKAAATVKNLFPVRTTKSVRYVAVVDDGNLDIGGWKEFLPPETSLSEIEGVIKDRRSQIAHIQEELDRLSASRGRLVRVLDELNGMVQFENIVTGMHSEGTIVYLKGFIPEKRSEAIKKMATENGMGIIITNPDDEDQVPTLVENPKAISIIQPVFGMLGTIPGYHERDISLFFLIFFSIFFAMIIGDAGYGLIFLIPGLLGMRSGKKKTGKVPTAMVLLTVLSSCTVVWGAITGTWFGSQFLADLPPIKALTIPAIASFGSEESSQMIKFICFVLGTIHLSIAHIWNFMTELRKKPKIRAFAQLGWLSMVLGLFYLVLNLVLDAEKFPMPTYSIYMLIGGLAAVFLFGQQEGNFIKGVIKGIGGFLTTFLDSISAFSDIISYIRLFAVGLATVEIAKSFNAMASGLGNDVVGIIGSVLILLLGHGLNLAMGALSVIVHGIRLNVLEFSGHLGMEWTGVAYDPFRKKETK, from the coding sequence ATGAAAAAGGTGGTTTTGGTTACCACCGAGACACGAAAGAGCGATTCGATTGCAAAACTGCGTGATTTCGGCCTGCTTCATATTGAACAGCTGGCCGGAAGCGGTGAGCGATTGGAAGAGCTGAAAAAAACCAGAGACATGGTGGACCGTGCGATCTTCACACTTTCGCCGGATGCCTCGGAGGAGGGCGGCGGTCCTTCATCCTTTGATGCTGCGTTGGAACTGGCTCGAAGGGTGAACCGACAGGCCGAACGTATCCGGGAATTGTCCGATGATGTGGAACGCTTTGATCGGGAACGTGAACAGGTCGTACCCTGGGGCGATTTTGATCCACTGGTGATAGCGGAACTGAAAAAACGGGGGATAGCCCTGCGGCTTTTCGAGCTTAGTGCTGATCAGGCAAAGGCTGCCGCTACGGTGAAAAACCTTTTTCCCGTCCGAACAACAAAAAGTGTTCGCTACGTTGCTGTCGTTGATGATGGAAACCTCGATATCGGGGGTTGGAAAGAGTTCCTGCCTCCCGAAACATCACTTTCCGAGATCGAAGGCGTGATTAAAGACCGACGTTCACAGATCGCCCATATTCAAGAAGAGCTTGATCGTCTTTCTGCAAGCCGGGGTCGCTTGGTAAGGGTGCTCGATGAATTGAATGGGATGGTCCAGTTTGAGAATATTGTAACCGGTATGCACTCGGAGGGAACGATCGTTTACCTGAAGGGATTTATTCCTGAAAAGCGAAGCGAAGCTATCAAGAAAATGGCCACCGAGAACGGGATGGGGATTATCATTACGAATCCCGATGATGAGGACCAAGTTCCGACCCTGGTTGAAAATCCCAAGGCTATCTCCATTATTCAGCCGGTTTTCGGTATGTTGGGAACCATCCCCGGCTACCACGAACGGGATATTAGTCTCTTTTTCCTTATCTTTTTCAGCATCTTTTTTGCCATGATCATCGGCGATGCAGGATACGGACTGATCTTTCTCATCCCTGGTCTGCTTGGAATGCGAAGCGGCAAGAAAAAAACAGGGAAAGTCCCTACTGCCATGGTGTTGCTTACGGTTCTGAGTTCCTGCACAGTGGTTTGGGGTGCCATTACCGGTACCTGGTTTGGATCTCAATTCCTGGCGGATCTTCCCCCCATAAAGGCCTTGACGATCCCTGCCATAGCCAGTTTCGGCTCTGAAGAGAGTTCCCAAATGATAAAGTTTATTTGTTTTGTATTGGGAACAATACACCTCTCTATTGCCCACATCTGGAATTTTATGACGGAACTGAGAAAAAAGCCCAAAATCCGTGCCTTTGCTCAGCTTGGTTGGCTCTCTATGGTTTTAGGACTTTTTTACCTTGTGCTGAATCTTGTTCTTGATGCCGAAAAATTTCCTATGCCGACCTACAGCATCTATATGCTCATCGGCGGTTTGGCTGCCGTCTTCCTTTTTGGTCAGCAAGAAGGAAATTTTATCAAGGGTGTTATTAAAGGGATCGGTGGTTTTTTGACGACATTCTTGGATTCGATTTCCGCCTTTTCCGATATTATCAGTTATATACGACTCTTTGCCGTTGGACTCGCAACGGTGGAGATCGCAAAAAGCTTCAATGCCATGGCTTCCGGATTGGGGAACGACGTTGTTGGGATTATCGGTAGTGTTCTGATCCTCCTCCTCGGTCATGGACTGAATCTTGCCATGGGAGCGCTTTCCGTGATCGTGCATGGTATACGATTGAATGTACTGGAGTTTTCAGGTCACCTGGGAATGGAATGGACTGGGGTTGCGTACGACCCCTTTCGAAAAAAAGAAACGAAGTAA
- the uvrA gene encoding excinuclease ABC subunit UvrA: MNKIIIKGAREHNLKNIDIELPRDSLIVVSGLSGSGKSSLAFDTIFAEGQRRYVESLSAYARQFLGRMDKPDLDYIEGLSPAISIEQKTTHKNPRSTVGTVTEIYDYYRLLWARIGKAYCPNCGDPIQEQSIDQILDILLSHPIDTKLMILAPVIRGKKGEHQKIFEDARKAGFVRVRVDGQVASLDEEFTLEKNKKHTIEIVVSRLKMSRDMRKRLAEDVETALSVADGSLIAVTATKDDEKETFFSQKNACHRCGFSMPELQPRLFSFNNPYGACPVCSGLGMTLEFDPKLVVPDKSLSFNQGGVATANPDSAWHRSWFEALAEHYDFSLDTPLDELPEKIFDIILNGSDDEIDVTYVNRKKTGKFEYSTQFRGVLNDLKRRYLETSSEGIKQWLESFMSQKECPACGGKRLKPEALSVKVGGVSIFDLTSLSVDDSLSFFSKLKLSETEKKISSQIMKEIVDRLTFMKSVGLEYLTLERRASTLSGGEAQRIRLATQIGSSLVGVLYILDEPTIGLHQRDNDRLIATLKHLRDIGNTLIVVEHDEQTLRTADYIVDLGPGAGVHGGHVIAKGTLEEILANKKSITGRFLSGREVIAVPQERRQGNGNQILLKGAREHNLKGIDVAIPLGKMVVVTGVSGSGKSTLVSDVLFPAISNRVGKSKLPEASYDEILGLENIDKIINIDQSPIGRTPRSNPATYVGLFTPIRELFASLPDAKARGYKPGRFSFNVKGGRCEHCQGDGTIKIEMHFLPDVYITCDVCKGKRFNRETLDIRYKGKNIHEVLEMTVEEAREFFSHIPSVKRKLDTLHSVGLDYIKLGQSALTLSGGEAQRVKLSLELSKRSTGKTFYLLDEPTTGLHFADVKKLMEVLHQLVDMGNTVLLIEHNLDVIKQADHIIDLGPEGGAAGGQVVVTGTPEEVARYKKSYTGRYLQDLLDGR; this comes from the coding sequence ATGAATAAGATCATCATCAAGGGTGCCAGAGAGCATAATCTGAAAAATATCGATATTGAGTTGCCGAGAGACAGTTTGATTGTGGTGTCCGGACTTAGCGGCTCCGGCAAATCAAGCCTTGCCTTTGATACCATCTTTGCAGAGGGGCAGAGGCGTTATGTCGAATCCCTTTCTGCCTATGCCCGGCAGTTTCTCGGAAGAATGGATAAACCCGATCTCGACTATATTGAGGGGCTGAGTCCCGCCATCAGCATAGAACAGAAGACGACCCACAAGAATCCCCGTTCGACGGTGGGAACTGTTACGGAAATTTACGACTATTACCGACTTCTATGGGCCCGTATCGGAAAGGCCTATTGTCCCAATTGCGGTGATCCCATCCAGGAACAGTCGATCGATCAAATCCTCGATATATTGCTTTCGCATCCGATAGATACGAAATTGATGATCCTTGCTCCTGTTATTCGGGGGAAGAAGGGGGAACATCAGAAGATATTTGAAGATGCAAGGAAGGCAGGATTTGTTCGTGTTCGGGTTGATGGCCAGGTAGCTTCCTTGGATGAAGAGTTTACACTCGAAAAGAACAAAAAGCACACCATTGAGATTGTGGTTTCCAGATTGAAGATGAGTCGCGATATGCGAAAGCGACTTGCCGAGGACGTAGAAACCGCCCTTTCCGTTGCCGATGGTTCTCTGATCGCCGTTACGGCAACAAAGGATGACGAGAAAGAGACGTTTTTTTCCCAGAAAAATGCCTGCCATCGCTGTGGGTTTAGTATGCCGGAACTTCAACCCCGGCTCTTCAGTTTCAATAATCCCTACGGAGCCTGTCCCGTTTGTTCAGGACTCGGGATGACCCTGGAGTTCGACCCGAAACTGGTGGTTCCGGATAAGTCCCTCTCCTTCAATCAGGGGGGGGTCGCTACCGCAAATCCCGATTCGGCCTGGCATCGTAGCTGGTTTGAGGCTTTGGCGGAACATTACGATTTTTCTCTTGATACCCCCTTGGATGAGCTTCCCGAGAAAATTTTCGATATTATCTTAAACGGCAGCGATGACGAAATCGATGTTACCTACGTGAACAGGAAGAAGACGGGTAAGTTCGAGTATTCGACCCAGTTCCGCGGGGTCCTCAACGACCTGAAACGGCGATACCTGGAAACAAGTTCCGAGGGGATAAAACAGTGGCTCGAAAGTTTTATGTCACAGAAAGAGTGTCCTGCCTGTGGCGGAAAGCGGCTGAAACCTGAAGCACTTTCCGTAAAGGTCGGAGGGGTTTCGATTTTTGACCTCACCAGCCTTTCCGTGGATGATTCTCTCAGCTTTTTTTCGAAGCTGAAACTAAGCGAGACCGAAAAAAAGATATCATCTCAGATTATGAAAGAGATCGTCGACAGGCTCACCTTCATGAAGAGTGTCGGTCTGGAATACCTCACATTGGAGCGTCGTGCAAGTACCCTTTCCGGAGGAGAAGCCCAACGAATCCGTCTTGCGACCCAGATAGGATCAAGTCTTGTCGGTGTTCTCTATATCCTGGATGAACCAACCATCGGTTTACATCAACGCGATAACGATCGACTCATTGCAACCCTGAAGCATCTTCGGGATATTGGCAATACACTGATTGTTGTGGAACATGACGAGCAAACCCTTCGTACTGCCGATTACATTGTGGATCTCGGTCCCGGGGCTGGCGTTCATGGGGGGCATGTTATTGCGAAAGGAACCTTGGAAGAGATCCTTGCAAATAAAAAAAGTATAACGGGAAGGTTTCTTAGCGGAAGAGAGGTTATTGCCGTTCCTCAGGAGCGCAGGCAAGGTAACGGAAACCAGATCCTCCTTAAAGGAGCCAGGGAGCACAATCTAAAAGGGATAGATGTTGCCATCCCGCTGGGAAAGATGGTGGTTGTCACAGGGGTGAGCGGGTCCGGAAAGTCGACGTTGGTAAGCGATGTTCTTTTTCCCGCAATCTCGAATCGAGTGGGGAAAAGCAAACTCCCCGAGGCTTCCTACGATGAAATTCTGGGACTCGAAAACATCGATAAGATCATAAATATCGATCAGTCTCCCATCGGAAGGACCCCGAGGTCGAACCCCGCTACCTATGTTGGCCTCTTTACTCCTATTCGCGAGCTTTTTGCCTCTCTTCCCGATGCAAAGGCACGGGGATACAAACCCGGCCGCTTCTCTTTTAATGTGAAGGGAGGGCGTTGTGAACATTGTCAGGGCGATGGAACGATTAAAATCGAGATGCATTTCCTGCCCGATGTTTACATCACCTGCGATGTGTGTAAGGGAAAGCGCTTCAATCGGGAGACCCTCGATATCCGATATAAGGGAAAAAATATTCACGAGGTCCTAGAAATGACTGTAGAAGAGGCCCGTGAATTCTTTTCTCACATACCCTCTGTCAAACGTAAACTTGATACCCTCCATTCTGTGGGGCTCGACTATATTAAACTTGGACAATCCGCCTTGACGCTTTCGGGAGGGGAGGCTCAACGGGTGAAGTTGAGCCTGGAATTGTCTAAGCGCAGCACCGGAAAGACCTTCTATCTTCTGGATGAACCGACGACAGGGCTTCATTTTGCCGATGTAAAGAAATTGATGGAAGTGCTCCACCAGTTGGTGGATATGGGAAATACGGTGCTTTTGATTGAACATAATCTCGACGTGATCAAACAGGCAGATCATATTATCGATCTTGGTCCTGAAGGTGGAGCGGCAGGAGGGCAGGTGGTCGTCACCGGTACTCCCGAAGAAGTGGCTCGGTACAAGAAGAGCTATACCGGCCGTTATCTGCAGGATCTCTTGGACGGGAGATGA
- a CDS encoding V-type ATP synthase subunit A yields MDRSSGKVIGVNGNMVSVLVDGTISLNEVGYIVLDEKRLKSEVIRIRGDRAEMQVFEMTGGIGVGDSVEFTGELLAVELGPGLLTQIYDGLQNPLPELAQQCGFFLQRGVYLSALPRDKKWDFSPKVKVGDSVTAADTLGTVPEGIFEHRIMVPFDKQGSYRIKTIESAGSYDIDHEIAVIADEKGNDIPLTMSFQWPVKRAISCFDERLKPEKPMITKVRLIDTFFPVALGGTYCIPGPFGAGKTVLQQITSRHAEVDIVILAACGERAGEVVETLKEFPELIDPRTGKSLMERTVIICNTSSMPVAAREASVYTAVTMAEYYRQMGLNVLMLADSTSRWAQAMREMSGRLEEIPGEEAFPAYLESVIAGFYERAGVVRLKDGSIGSVTIGGTVSPAGGNFEEPVTQATLKVVGAFHGLSRERSDARKYPAIHPLDSWSKYKGVIEPQKTEYARQILHRGDEVGQMMKVVGEEGTSIDDYIVYLKSDFIDYVYLQQNSFDPVDAAVGVERQTYVFNLLFEIIGSAYDLSQKDEARTYFNQLRQRFLDFNGSEWKSDEFVAQEKKIRQMFDEKKTGFQEDAKRLLKQA; encoded by the coding sequence ATGGATAGGAGCAGTGGTAAAGTCATAGGAGTAAACGGAAACATGGTATCTGTCTTAGTCGACGGTACCATCTCTTTGAATGAAGTGGGATACATCGTTTTAGATGAAAAACGCCTCAAGTCGGAGGTCATACGAATCCGGGGAGACCGGGCCGAGATGCAGGTTTTTGAGATGACCGGTGGAATCGGAGTTGGCGACAGTGTCGAGTTTACCGGAGAGCTGCTGGCTGTAGAGCTTGGTCCCGGTTTGCTGACGCAGATCTACGACGGCCTTCAGAACCCGCTTCCCGAATTGGCCCAGCAGTGCGGCTTCTTTCTTCAGCGAGGAGTCTACCTGAGTGCTTTGCCTCGGGATAAAAAGTGGGATTTTTCTCCCAAGGTAAAGGTCGGCGATAGTGTTACCGCAGCCGATACCCTTGGAACGGTCCCCGAAGGGATTTTCGAGCATCGGATTATGGTTCCTTTCGATAAGCAGGGAAGCTACCGCATAAAAACGATAGAGTCGGCTGGAAGTTACGACATCGATCATGAGATTGCGGTGATTGCCGATGAAAAAGGGAACGATATTCCCCTCACCATGAGCTTTCAGTGGCCGGTAAAACGGGCTATTTCCTGCTTTGACGAGCGACTTAAGCCCGAGAAACCGATGATCACCAAGGTACGTCTGATCGATACCTTTTTCCCGGTGGCCCTCGGCGGAACCTATTGTATTCCCGGTCCGTTCGGTGCCGGAAAGACAGTTTTGCAGCAGATTACCAGCCGTCATGCCGAGGTTGACATCGTAATCCTTGCGGCCTGCGGTGAACGTGCCGGTGAGGTCGTCGAAACCCTGAAAGAATTCCCCGAATTGATCGATCCGCGAACAGGAAAAAGCTTGATGGAGCGGACGGTCATTATCTGTAATACAAGTTCAATGCCGGTTGCTGCCCGGGAGGCCTCGGTGTACACCGCCGTCACCATGGCAGAGTACTATCGACAGATGGGGCTCAACGTTCTCATGCTTGCCGACTCCACGAGCCGCTGGGCCCAGGCAATGCGTGAGATGTCCGGTCGTCTTGAAGAGATACCGGGAGAAGAGGCCTTTCCCGCCTATCTCGAATCGGTTATCGCCGGTTTCTATGAGAGGGCCGGTGTGGTCAGACTCAAAGACGGCTCGATAGGATCAGTCACCATCGGTGGTACCGTAAGTCCCGCAGGAGGAAACTTCGAAGAACCTGTGACCCAGGCGACTTTGAAGGTCGTCGGTGCCTTCCACGGACTCTCGCGGGAACGGTCTGATGCAAGAAAATATCCAGCCATCCACCCCCTGGATAGCTGGAGTAAGTACAAGGGGGTCATTGAACCCCAGAAAACCGAATACGCCAGGCAGATTTTGCATCGAGGCGATGAGGTTGGACAAATGATGAAGGTTGTCGGTGAAGAAGGCACCAGCATTGATGATTATATCGTCTACCTCAAATCCGATTTTATCGATTATGTCTATCTGCAGCAGAACTCCTTTGATCCGGTCGATGCTGCGGTAGGCGTGGAGCGTCAGACCTACGTCTTTAATTTACTCTTCGAAATTATCGGTTCAGCCTATGATCTTTCCCAGAAGGATGAGGCACGAACCTATTTCAACCAGTTGCGCCAGCGCTTTCTCGACTTTAACGGAAGCGAATGGAAGTCTGATGAGTTTGTTGCTCAGGAGAAAAAGATCCGTCAGATGTTCGACGAAAAAAAGACCGGTTTTCAGGAAGATGCAAAACGGCTGCTAAAGCAGGCATAG